The following proteins are encoded in a genomic region of Streptococcus equi subsp. equi:
- the rlmH gene encoding rRNA large subunit methyltransferase — MKIKLICVGKLKEAYLRDGIAEYQKRLSRFCQCDIIELADEKTPDKASHAEKQQIMAKEADRIKKKLGQRDFVIALAIEGKQLASEQFSHLLSEVTVKGYSDIAFVIGGSLGLDQSIKNRANLLMSFGLLTLPHQLMRLVLIEQVYRAFMIQQGSPYHK, encoded by the coding sequence ATGAAAATAAAGCTTATTTGTGTCGGAAAATTAAAAGAAGCGTATTTAAGAGATGGGATTGCAGAATACCAAAAAAGACTGTCTCGCTTTTGCCAATGTGATATCATTGAATTAGCAGATGAAAAAACACCTGATAAGGCTAGCCATGCTGAAAAACAGCAGATTATGGCTAAGGAGGCTGACAGGATCAAGAAAAAGCTTGGTCAGCGTGATTTTGTAATTGCTTTGGCAATAGAGGGCAAGCAATTGGCATCAGAACAGTTTAGTCATCTACTATCAGAGGTCACTGTAAAAGGCTATTCAGACATTGCCTTTGTCATTGGTGGGAGTCTTGGTTTGGATCAATCCATTAAAAATAGGGCTAATTTATTGATGAGCTTTGGCCTATTGACCTTACCTCATCAATTGATGCGTTTGGTTTTAATCGAGCAGGTTTATCGTGCTTTTATGATTCAACAAGGCAGTCCATATCATAAATAG